One Setaria viridis chromosome 3, Setaria_viridis_v4.0, whole genome shotgun sequence DNA window includes the following coding sequences:
- the LOC117851016 gene encoding uncharacterized protein, giving the protein MSSSSSALAKGKSAIGSSSGSAKFEAKGKSSSAAAAATKRATTTAARGRGKAVKKVYSLPGQKFDPPEEREPLRIFYESLSKQIPSSEMAEFWLMEHGLLSPERAKKAYERKQKRQQQVRMGTPIKPSGSKDRPESSKKPVASSNMDSKAKKRVYYSNDDDEFIVKMKRSRG; this is encoded by the exons atgtcgtcgtcgtcgtcggccctGGCGAAGGGCAAGTCCGCCATTGGATCCTCATCCGGATCTGCCAAATTCGAG GCCAAAGGGAAATCCTCCTCggcagcagccgcagccaccAAGCGAgcaaccaccaccgccgccagggGCAGGGGGAAGGCTGTCAAGAAGGTGTACTCGCTGCCCGGCCAGAAGTTCGATCCTccggaggagagggagcccCTGAGGATATTCTACGAGTCGTTGTCCAAGCAGATCCCCTCCAGCGAGATGGCTGAATTCTG GTTAATGGAGCATGGTTTGCTGTCTCCAGAGAGAGCAAAGAAAGCATATGAAAGGAAGCAAAAGCGGCAGCAGCAAGTGCGAATGGGCACCCCGATTAAGCCTAGCGGAAGCAAAGATAGACCTGAAAGTTCAAAGAAACCAGTCGCATCGAGCAATATGGACTCGAAGGCAAAGAAAAGAGTTTATTACAGCAACGACGATGATGAGTTCATTGTGAAGATGAAGAGATCCAGGGGATGA
- the LOC117851015 gene encoding aspartic proteinase NANA, chloroplast: protein MPGLPVASVLLLALHGLLCLQLLTARAEIDGDEGAAIEEGTSAHFEVTPPVVPAGGEKRREHFRALEAKDLFRHASRRQLASTTKIPEVLSDSTMFMELPMRSALNIAHVGMYLVSVRFGTPALPFNLALDTANDLTWISCRLRRHKGKHYGRSSAPAAAQTMSVGEDGTPVKKENKNWYRPALSSSWRRIRCSQAECGVLPYNTCPDASNSISCSYHQKTQDGTVTIGIYGMEKATVALSDGKMAKLPGLVLGCSMKEAGASVDAHDGVLGLGNGEISFGVITASRFAHRFSFCLLSTNSGRNASSYLTFGPNPAVMAPGTMETNIVYNADIPQAFGFHVNAVTVGGEPLDIPPEVWDDRIKYAGVILDTGTSLTGLVPAAYDAVTRALDRHLAHLPRVEIAGFEFCYRWTFAGDGVDPANNVTIPTLAFELEGGAVLEAEAKSVVMPEVQRGVACLAFRKLVEGGPSVIGNVIMQEHIWEFEHSVGIMRFRKDKCANHHLKGTSAANVHHAMTTNTPRFIN from the exons ATGCCGGGCCTCCCGGTGGcctccgtcctcctcctcgccctccatGGCCTCCTCTGCCTGCAGCTGCTGACCGCCCGCGCCGAgatcgacggcgacgagggcgccGCCATCGAGGAGGGCACCTCCGCCCACTTCGAGGTCACCCCGCCGGTGGTGCCCGCCGGCGGGGAGAAGCGGCGCGAGCACTTCCGCGCCCTGGAAGCCAAGGACCTGTTCCGGCACGCGAGCAGGCGGCAGCTGGCGTCGACGACCAAGATCCCGGAGGTGCTGTCGGACTCCACCATGTTCATGGAGCTGCCGATGCGGAGCGCCCTCAACATCGCGCACGTGGGCATGTACCTGGTGTCGGTGCGGTTCGGCACGCCGGCGCTGCCCTTCAACCTGGCGCTGGACACCGCCAACGACCTGACATGGATCAGCTGCCGGCTGCGGCGGCACAAGGGGAAGCACTACGGGcggtcgtcggcgccggcggcggcccagaCGATGTCGGTGGGCGAGGACGGCACGCCGGTGAAGAAGGAGAACAAGAACTGGTACCGGCCGGCGCTGTCGTCGTCGTGGCGCAGGATCCGGTGCTCGCAGGCGGAGTGCGGGGTGCTGCCCTACAACACGTGCCCGGACGCCAGCAATAGCATCTCGTGCAGCTACCACCAAAA GACGCAGGACGGCACGGTGACCATCGGCATCTACGGGATGGAGAAGGCGACGGTGGCGCTGTCGGACGGGAAGATGGCCAAGCTGCCGGGCCTCGTCCTGGGCTGCTCCATGAAGGAGGCCGGCGCCAGCGTGGACGCCCACGACGGCGTGCTGGGCCTCGGCAACGGCGAGATCTCGTTCGGCGTCATCACCGCCAGCCGCTTCGCCCACCGCTTCTCCTTCTGCCTCCTGAGCACCAACAGCGGGCGCAACGCCAGCAGCTACCTCACGTTCGGGCCCAACCCCGCCGTCATGGCCCCGGGCACCATGGAGACCAACATCGTGTACAACGCCGACATCCCGCAGGCCTTCGGCTTCCACGTCAACGCCGTCAccgtcggcggcgagccccTGGACATCCCGCCCGAGGTGTGGGACGACAGGATCAAGTACGCCGGCGTCATCCTGGACACCGGCACGTCGTTGACGGGCCTGGTGCCGGCGGCGTACGACGCCGTGACGCGCGCCCTGGACAGGCACCTGGCGCACCTGCCGCGGGTGGAGATCGCCGGCTTCGAGTTCTGCTACAGGTGGACCTTCGCCGGCGATGGGGTGGACCCGGCCAACAACGTCACCATACCGACCCTCGCATTCGAGCTGGAGGGCGGCGCGGTGCTGGAGGCGGAGGCCAAGAGCGTGGTGATGCCGGAGGTGCAGCGCGGGGTGGCGTGCCTCGCGTTCCGGAAGTTGGTGGAGGGCGGGCCCAGCGTCATCGGCAACGTCATCATGCAGGAGCACATCTGGGAGTTCGAGCACAGTGTGGGGATCATGAGGTTCAGGAAGGACAAGTGCGCCAACCACCATCTCAAAGGCACCTCCGCAGCCAACGTCCACCACGCCATGACCACCAACACCCCTAGATTCATCAACTGA
- the LOC117850684 gene encoding uncharacterized protein, translated as MARALLSRLLLLLLLLRTAIATTVTAPQADDDDDAHSSSLASQAATLLSIKAAFAPPLPPTLRAWTLANTASLCSSWPGVACGGPGGRTVVSLDVSGFNLSGALSPAVGGLAGLRFLSAAANSLSGALPPAVASLRGLRHLNLSNNQFNGTLVGIDFSAMRGLEVFDLYDNDLAGPLPAGLSALPSLRHLDLGGNFFSGTIPPAFGRFPAIEFLSLAGNSLTGAIPPDLGNLTTIRHLYLGYFNRFDGGIPPELGSLASLVHLDLASCGLQGPIPASLGGLTRLDTLYLQTNQLNGTLPPSLGNLTGLRFLDVSNNALTGEIPPELAALRGLRLLNMFINRFRGGVPEFLAGLESLEVLKLWQNNFTGAIPAALGRAAPLREVDLSTNRLTGEVPRWLCARGRLEILILLDNFLFGPVPERLGACPTLTRVRLGQNYLTGPLPRGFLYLPALTTVELQGNYLTGPALEEDDAGVPARLSLLNLSGNRLNGSLPASIGNFSALQTLLLGGNQLRGEIPRQVGRLRRLLKLDLSGNNLTGEVPGEVGDCASLTYLDLSGNRLSGAIPGRLARIRILNYLNVSWNALSGGIPRELGAMKSLTAADFSHNDLSGRVPDNGQFAYFNASSFEGNPRLVMGAPRQWAGASAGGGMEQQQQKASSSSLVGRLKLFAALGLLGCSVAFAAAAVATTRSAMLRRRRHGRSPSSSRWRMTAFQKVSFGCEDVVRCVKENHVVGRGGAGVVYRGAMPGGEVVAVKRIVAAGGGGFQAEVETLGRIRHRHIVRLLAFCSSSSSSSSSSPGEADQAARLLVYEYMVNGSLGEMLHGPDGGSLSWAARLRVATEAARGLCYLHHDCSPAILHRDVKSNNILLDARMEAHVADFGLAKFLRGNGASECMSAVAGSYGYIAPEYAYTLKVDEKSDVYSFGVVLLELLTGLRPVGEHLGGDGAVDLVQWARARSSAGGGVVALLDPRLGGDVPVGEAAQVLFVAMLCVQEHSVERPTMREVVQMLQQAKHHPPPLTTPPPAAARPDDAC; from the exons ATGGCTCGGGCTCTTCtctcccgcctcctcctcctcctgctgctgctccgcaCCGCCATCGCGACCACGGTCACCGCCCCTCAagctgacgacgacgacgacgcgcacAGCAGCTCGCTAGCCAGCCAGGCCGCCACCCTGCTCTCCATCAAGGCCGCCTTCGCCCCGCCACTCCCGCCGACGCTGCGCGCATGGACGCTGGCCAACACCGCCTCGCTCTGCTCCTCCTGGCCGGGCGTCGCCTGCGGCGGGCCCGGCGGCCGCACCGTCGTCTCTCTCGACGTCTCCGGCTTCAACCTCTCCGGCGCGCTCTCCCCGGCCGTCGGCGGCCTCGCGGGCCTCCGCTTCCTCTCCGCCGCGGCCAACTCGCTCTCCGgcgcgctgccgcccgccgtgGCCTCCCTCCGCGGCCTGCGCCACCTCAACCTCTCCAACAACCAGTTCAACGGCACACTTGTGGGCATAGACTTCTCCGCGATGCGGGGCCTCGAGGTGTTCGACCTCTACGATAACGATCTCGCCGGCCCACTCCCCGCCGGCCTCTCAGCGCTCCCGAGCCTCCGCCACCTCGACCTCGGcggcaacttcttttccggcaCCATTCCGCCGGCCTTCGGCCGCTTCCCGGCAATCGAGTTCCTCTCCCTCGCCGGCAACAGCCTCACGGGGGCCATCCCGCCCGACCTCGGCAACCTCACCACGATCCGCCACCTCTACCTCGGCTACTTCAACCGCTTCGACGGCGGCATCCCACCGGAGCTCGGGAGTCTCGCCAGCCTCGTCCACCTCGACCTCGCCAGCTGCGGCCTGCAGGGCCCCATCCCGGCCTCGCTCGGCGGTCTCACCAGGCTCGACACGCTCTACCTGCAGACGAACCAGCTTAACGGCACCCTCCCGCCGTCGCTCGGCAACCTCACCGGCCTCCGGTTCCTCGACGTCTCCAACAACGCGCTCACGGGGGAGATCCCTCCCGAGCTCGCCGCGCTCAGGGGCCTCAGGCTGCTCAACATGTTCATCAACCGCTTCCGCGGCGGCGTCCCGGAGTTCCTCGCCGGCCTCGAGTCCCTGGAGGTCCTCAAGCTGTGGCAGAACAACTTCACGGGGGCCATCCCGGCGGCgctcggccgcgccgcgccgctccggGAGGTGGACCTCTCGACGAACCGGCTGACGGGGGAGGTGCCGCGGTGGCTGTGCGCGCGTGGGCGGCTGGagatcctcatcctcctcgacAACTTCCTCTTCGGACCCGTGCCGGAGAGGCTCGGCGCCTGCCCGACGCTCACGCGGGTGCGGCTGGGCCAGAACTACCTGACCGGCCCGCTCCCGCGGGGCTTCCTCTACCTGCCAGCGCTGACCACCGTGGAGCTGCAGGGCAACTACCTGACCGGGCCGGCgctggaggaggacgacgccggcGTCCCCGCCAGGCTGTCCCTGCTCAACCTGTCCGGCAACCGCCTCAACGGGTCGCTCCCGGCGTCCATCGGCAACTTCTCCGCGCTGCAGACGCTGCTCCTCGGCGGCAACCAGCTGCGCGGCGAGATCCCGCGTCAGGTCGGGCGGCTGAGGCGGCTGCTGAAGCTGGACCTGAGCGGCAACAACCTGACCGGCGAGGTGCCCGGCGAGGTCGGGGATTGCGCGTCGCTGACGTACCTGGACCTGAGCGGCAACCGGCTCTCCGGCGCGATCCCCGGGCGGCTGGCGCGGATCAGGATCCTCAACTACCTGAACGTGTCGTGGAACGCGCTCAGCGGCGGCATCCCGCGGGAGCTGGGCGCCATGAAGAGCCTGACCGCCGCCGACTTCTCGCACAACGACCTGTCCGGGCGCGTGCCGGACAACGGCCAGTTCGCCTACTTCAACGCGTCGTCGTTCGAGGGGAACCCGCGGCTGGTGATGGGCGCGCCGCGGCAGTGGGCGGGCGctagcgccggcggcgggatggagcagcagcagcagaaggcctcgtcgtcctcgttgGTGGGGCGGCTGAAGCTGTTCGCGGCGCTGGGGCTGCTGGGCTGCTCCGTGGcgttcgcggcggcggccgttgcGACGACGCGGTCCGCcatgctgcggcggcggcggcacgggcggtcgccgtcgtcgagccGGTGGCGGATGACGGCGTTCCAGAAGGTGTCGTTCGGGTGCGAGGACGTGGTGCGGTGCGTGAAGGAGAACCACGTggtggggcggggcggcgccggggtggTGTACCGCGGCGCGATGCCCGGCGGGGAGGTCGTGGCCGTGAAGCGGATCgtggcagccggcggcggcgggttccaGGCGGAGGTGGAGACGCTGGGGCGGATCCGGCACCGGCACATCGTGCGGCTGCTGGCcttctgcagcagcagcagcagcagctcctcctcgtcgccggggGAGGCAGATCAGGCGGCGCGGCTGCTGGTGTACGAGTACATGGTGAACGGCAGCCTCGGGGAGATGCTGCACGGGCCCGACGGCGGGTCGCTGTCGTGGGCGGCGCGGCTGCGCGTGGCGACGGAGGCGGCCAGGGGGCTGTGCTACCTCCACCACGACTGCTCGCCGGCGATCCTCCACCGCGACGTCAAGTCCAACAACATCCTGCTGGACGCGCGCATGGAGGCCCACGTCGCCGACTTCGGGCTCGCCAAGTTCCTCCGCGGCAACGGCGCCTCCGAGTGcatgtccgccgtcgccggctccTACGGCTACATCGCGCCAG AGTACGCGTACACGCTGAAGGTGGACGAgaagagcgacgtgtacagcttcggcgtggtgctgctggagctgctgaCGGGTCTGAGGCCGGTGGGGGAGCACCTCGGCGGGGACGGGGCGGTGGACCTGGTGCAGTGGGCGCGCGCCCGCAGCTCCGCCGGAGGCGGGGTGGTGGCGCTGCTGGACCCGCGGCTGGGCGGCGACGTCCCCGtgggggaggcggcgcaggtgctGTTCGTCGCCATGCTCTGCGTGCAGGAGCACAGCGTCGAGCGCCCCACCATGCGCGAGGTCGTCCAGATGCTCCAGCAGGCCAAgcaccacccgccgccgctgacgacgccgccgcccgcagcaGCTCGTCCAGACGACGCCTGCTGA
- the LOC117846910 gene encoding uncharacterized protein, translating into MDDVYGRIEVFPQYFAPSKEAMESPDGLSTSKSNLDTPPSSQRRSWTPKRAKGAASLLRLLSIPRLRWSTSNEDDDKIELSRAEVESLRTEIADAEERESHLKARLENIDEVLRYARLSGYLYIRSRWTQLPGEPPILDDADVDDWLPRFVVLQGQCVYYYLKSTDLSPQESTLLHDIVEVGRLPNFVPEDEKIRYAFYLLTRQGLKFQCSSTSEIQVDSWVRALTSDCKLRDGAGEDVMKKTSSQLEDGSW; encoded by the exons ATGGATGATGTTTACGGACGGATAGAGGTCTTCCCCCAATACTTTGCACCATCAAAAGAAGCTATGGAGAGTCCTGATGGTCTATCCACAAGTAAGAGTAACCTGGATACTCCACCAAG TTCACAAAGACGATCCTGGACGCCAAAACGAGCTAAGGGAGCTGCATCTCTTTTGCGTTTGTTGTCCATTCCTCGCTTGAGATGGTCTACGAGCAATGAGGATGATGACAAG ATCGAATTATCCAGGGCTGAAGTGGAGTCTTTACGAACTGAAATAGCAGATGCTGAGGAAAGGGAATCCCACTTAAAAGCTCG GTTGGAAAACATTGATGAAGTTTTGAGATATGCTCGCCTTTCTGGCTATCTCTACATTAGAAGT CGATGGACCCAACTTCCTGGAGAACCACCTATCTTAGACGATGCTGATGTGGATGACTGGCTTCCTCGCTTTGTTGTTCTACAAGGGCAGTGTGTGTACTATTATCTGAAATCGACAG ACTTGAGCCCACAAGAATCTACACTGTTACACGATATTGTTGAAGTAGGGCGGCTTCCAAACTTTGTGCCAGAAGATGAAAAGATAAGATATGCGTTTTACCTGTTGACCCGCCAAGGCTTGAAGTTTCAATGCTCCAGTACCTCCGAAATACAG GTTGATTCATGGGTTAGAGCACTGACAAGTGATTGCAAATTGCGGGATGGTGCTGGCGAGGATGTGATGAAGAAGACGAGTAGCCAACTAGAAGATGGGTCATGGTAA